The proteins below are encoded in one region of Lactuca sativa cultivar Salinas chromosome 3, Lsat_Salinas_v11, whole genome shotgun sequence:
- the LOC111877855 gene encoding glutamine synthetase leaf isozyme, chloroplastic, with protein MIHEHLQFFHFLGIIFRKRIIEQAGVVLTLEPKPIEGDWNGARCHTNYSTLNKKAILNLSLRHSDHISAYGEGNERRLIGKHETASINTFSWVIWKTGVQHQTWIQTQ; from the exons ATGATACATGAACATCTTCAGTTTTTCCATTTTCTTGGAATTATATTCAGAAAG agAATTATTGAACAAGCTGGTGTTGTTTTGACACTTGAACCTAAGCCAATTGAG GGAGACTGGAATGGAGCACGATGCCACACTAACTACAG CACATTAAACAAAAAGGCGATTCTCAACCTTTCCCTTCGCCACTCAGACCACATCAGTGCTTATGGTGAAGGAAATGAAAGAAGATTGATAGGAAAACACGAAACTGCCAGCATCAACACATTTTCATGG GTTATTTGGAAGACAGGCGTCCAACATCAAACATGGATCCAAACACAGTGA
- the LOC111877854 gene encoding receptor-like protein EIX2, with the protein MGNQWGFRLHLIFISIFLCATTYTCLGFNNTSVICPEQERFALLKFKESVQDDFGMLSSWVGNDCCRWGRIQCDPVTGHVERLHLRGDWDDEFLPQTLYLVGNEGFGVLLEFCCSRSSGDKSFSCLLRKP; encoded by the exons ATGGGGAATCAATGGGGTTTCAGGCTCCATCTCATTTTCATAAGTATTTTTTTGTGTGCAACCACTTATACATGTTTGGGTTTTAATAATACGAGTGTAATTTGCCCTGAGCAAGAGCGATTTGCTCTTCTGAAGTTCAAAGAGAGCGTCCAAGATGACTTTGGAATGTTGTCATCATGGGTTGGCAATGACTGTTGCAGGTGGGGAAGAATCCAGTGTGACCCTGTCACTGGACACGTGGAAAGACTTCATCTCAGAGGAGATTGGGATGATGAATTTCTTCCTCAAACGCTATACTTAGTTGGAAATGAG GGTTTTGGGGTGTTATTGGAGTTTTGTTGTTCAAGAAGCAGTGGAGACAAAAGCTTTTCATGTTTGCTGAGGAAACCATAA